From Endozoicomonas sp. 8E, the proteins below share one genomic window:
- the recF gene encoding DNA replication/repair protein RecF (All proteins in this family for which functions are known are DNA-binding proteins that assist the filamentation of RecA onto DNA for the initiation of recombination or recombinational repair.), producing the protein MTIHKLMIKDVRNLASATFSPSPDINILYGLNGSGKTSILESIHLLGLARSFRSARLKPVIRHKKGKCTVFAQIQSNNDRLIPVGVSRDIEEENFQIRVAGETLKSTSELARLLPLQIINPDTFKLLEGSPKQRRQFLDWGVFHVKHHEFLPLWKRTQKVLKQRNSLLRHGKITGSSCSSQLSVWDVELVKAAEAVDQLRQQYFDRLTPVFQDVLSQLTSLADIKVGYYRGWDRERPLAEVLKENTVRDFQTGYTQSGPQRADIRVRLEGSNAVDILSRGQLKLVVCALKLAQGYLFSKMTGSQCVFLVDDLPSELDVPHRKAMCRILQNMQSQVFITCAEPGALVDCWEPEINLKVFHVKQGSVNLESGREIRQTESLEKEYE; encoded by the coding sequence ATGACGATTCACAAGCTGATGATCAAGGATGTCAGGAATCTGGCATCCGCTACCTTCTCCCCTTCCCCGGATATCAACATTCTCTACGGTCTTAATGGCAGTGGGAAAACCAGTATTCTTGAGTCTATTCATCTCTTGGGTTTGGCTCGATCTTTCCGGAGTGCCAGACTTAAACCGGTCATTCGTCATAAAAAGGGTAAATGCACCGTATTTGCACAAATTCAATCCAATAACGATCGACTGATACCGGTTGGCGTTTCCCGAGATATAGAAGAAGAAAATTTTCAAATTCGGGTCGCGGGAGAAACTCTTAAGTCAACGTCTGAGTTGGCCAGACTTCTACCTTTACAAATTATTAATCCTGATACCTTCAAACTTTTGGAAGGTTCACCCAAGCAAAGAAGACAGTTTCTGGATTGGGGGGTGTTTCACGTGAAACATCATGAATTCTTACCTCTTTGGAAGCGAACTCAAAAAGTGCTTAAACAGCGGAACAGTTTGCTTCGCCATGGTAAAATAACGGGTTCATCCTGCTCATCTCAGCTGTCTGTCTGGGATGTGGAATTGGTAAAAGCAGCTGAGGCTGTAGATCAGCTCAGGCAGCAATACTTTGATCGACTGACACCCGTTTTTCAGGATGTTCTAAGCCAGCTGACCTCGTTAGCTGATATCAAGGTTGGTTATTACCGGGGTTGGGACAGAGAGCGACCTCTAGCTGAGGTGTTAAAAGAAAATACAGTTCGTGATTTTCAGACCGGATACACACAATCAGGGCCACAACGAGCGGATATAAGGGTGCGACTCGAAGGAAGTAATGCCGTTGATATTCTTTCTCGTGGCCAGCTTAAATTAGTCGTTTGTGCGTTAAAGCTGGCACAAGGTTATCTCTTTTCAAAAATGACCGGCAGCCAGTGTGTTTTTCTTGTGGATGATCTACCTTCAGAGCTGGACGTTCCCCACAGAAAAGCCATGTGCAGAATATTACAGAATATGCAGAGTCAGGTATTTATTACCTGCGCAGAGCCGGGCGCACTGGTAGATTGCTGGGAGCCTGAAATTAATCTTAAAGTGTTTCACGTGAAACAGGGATCTGTGAACTTGGAATCTGGGCGTGAGATTCGCCAGACTGAATCGCTGGAGAAAGAGTATGAGTGA